A window of the Bacteroides thetaiotaomicron VPI-5482 genome harbors these coding sequences:
- a CDS encoding TldD/PmbA family protein, which produces MITDENKKLAQWAMDYALKNGCQAAKVLLYSSSNTSFELRDAKMDRLQQASEGGLSLSLYVDGRYGSISTNRLNRKELETFIKNGIDSTRYLAKDEARVLADPSRYYKGGKPDLKLYDAKFASLNPDDKIEMAKAVAEEALGKDERIISVGSSYGDGEDFAYRLISNGFEGETKSTWYSLSADITIRGEGEARPSAYWYESSLYMNDLIKKGIGQKALERVLRKLGQKKVQSGKYTMVVDPMNSSRLLSPMISALNGSALQQKNSFLLNKLNEKIASDRLTLTDEPHLVKASGARYFDNEGIATERRSIFDKGVLNTYFIDTYNAKKMGVDPTISGSSILVMETGDKNLDGLIAGVEKGILVTGFNGGNNNSSTGDFSYGIEGFLIENGKLTQPVSEMNVTGNLITLWNSLVATGNDPRLNSSWRIPSLVFEGVDFSGL; this is translated from the coding sequence ATGATTACAGACGAAAATAAGAAACTGGCACAGTGGGCGATGGACTACGCCTTGAAGAATGGCTGCCAGGCAGCAAAAGTCCTTTTATACTCTTCTTCGAACACTTCTTTCGAACTGCGCGATGCGAAGATGGACAGATTGCAACAGGCATCGGAAGGCGGATTAAGCCTTTCCCTGTATGTGGACGGACGTTATGGTAGTATCTCTACCAACCGCCTGAACCGGAAAGAGCTCGAAACATTTATCAAAAACGGAATAGACTCTACACGCTATCTGGCTAAAGATGAGGCGCGTGTATTGGCGGACCCTTCCCGTTACTATAAAGGTGGGAAACCGGACTTAAAGCTATATGATGCCAAGTTCGCATCCTTAAATCCGGACGATAAAATAGAGATGGCGAAAGCCGTAGCGGAAGAAGCACTAGGCAAGGACGAACGGATCATCTCTGTCGGTTCTTCCTATGGCGATGGCGAGGACTTTGCTTACCGCCTGATCAGCAATGGTTTCGAAGGAGAAACCAAAAGTACGTGGTACTCACTTTCTGCCGACATCACGATCAGAGGGGAAGGCGAGGCGCGTCCTTCTGCTTATTGGTATGAGTCGTCGCTTTATATGAACGATCTGATTAAGAAAGGAATCGGTCAGAAAGCGCTGGAACGTGTATTACGCAAACTGGGACAAAAGAAAGTACAGTCCGGCAAATATACGATGGTGGTCGATCCGATGAATTCCAGCCGTTTGCTAAGTCCGATGATCAGTGCGCTGAACGGCTCGGCTTTGCAACAGAAAAACTCATTCTTATTAAATAAATTGAATGAAAAGATAGCTAGTGACCGGCTGACTTTGACGGACGAACCTCATTTGGTGAAAGCTTCCGGCGCCCGCTACTTCGACAACGAAGGTATTGCTACGGAACGTCGCTCCATCTTTGACAAGGGAGTACTGAATACCTATTTCATTGATACCTACAATGCTAAGAAGATGGGAGTCGATCCGACTATCAGCGGTTCATCTATTTTGGTCATGGAAACGGGAGATAAGAATCTGGATGGACTGATTGCCGGAGTGGAAAAAGGTATCCTCGTTACGGGCTTTAATGGTGGTAACAACAACAGTTCGACCGGAGATTTCTCTTATGGCATCGAAGGTTTCCTGATTGAGAATGGAAAACTGACGCAACCGGTATCCGAGATGAATGTTACCGGCAATCTGATTACCTTGTGGAACTCGTTGGTTGCAACCGGAAACGACCCGCGTCTGAACTCCTCCTGGCGTATCCCTTCACTGGTATTTGAGGGAGTCGATTTCAGCGGATTGTAG
- a CDS encoding LemA family protein, producing MGIIYFGSGLILLIALWYIWAVNNLIAKRNRVKQCRSGICVALKQRNDMIPNLVAAVKSYMGHENEILTRITELRSHSFQPSQEAEQIKSGNELSGLLTKLQLSVENYPELKANEQFHRLQNSIEDMELQLQAIRRTYNAAVTDYNNTIEMFPSSVVARQQGHHQEELIDIPEPEQQNVNVAELLR from the coding sequence ATGGGAATTATATATTTTGGATCGGGACTTATACTGCTAATCGCACTTTGGTATATTTGGGCAGTCAACAATTTGATCGCTAAGCGAAACAGGGTGAAGCAATGTCGTAGCGGTATTTGCGTGGCATTAAAGCAGCGAAATGACATGATACCTAATTTGGTGGCCGCCGTTAAGTCATATATGGGTCATGAAAATGAAATTCTTACCCGCATTACGGAACTTCGATCACATTCTTTCCAACCTTCACAGGAAGCCGAACAAATAAAAAGTGGCAATGAATTGTCCGGTCTGTTAACCAAATTACAGTTGTCGGTCGAGAATTACCCTGAACTGAAAGCGAATGAACAATTCCATCGCCTGCAAAACAGTATTGAGGACATGGAACTGCAACTGCAAGCCATCCGGCGCACCTATAATGCGGCAGTAACAGACTACAATAATACCATCGAGATGTTTCCTTCTTCCGTTGTTGCCCGTCAGCAAGGTCATCATCAGGAAGAACTGATTGATATTCCCGAACCGGAACAACAGAATGTAAATGTCGCCGAACTTCTCAGATAA